The Deltaproteobacteria bacterium genome contains the following window.
TCATCCGCTTGTCGGGTCCGGCGTTCCCCGGGATCGACAACCGGCTGATGAGCCTCCAGCTCGTCGAGCAGGAGCACACCGATGCCGTCATGTTCACCGCGGCCGGCGAGGTCGTGCAGCCGTCCGAGGTGCTCTATCGGAAGCCCGTGCTCGTCGAGCGCGGCCGTTTCCGCCCCCTCACCCACCTCACGCTCGACATCCTGGAGCGCGCCTACGAGCAGTTCGTCGAGGACCCCGCCCTCGAGGGCGAGCAGCCGGTCGTGCTGATGGAGATGACGCTCGCCGGGCTCGGCGGCGAGGGCGGCTCGATCGTCCATGCCGACTACCTCTCACGCGTCGACACGCTGCGGACGGTCGGTCAGACCGTGCTGGTCTCGAAGTTCGGCCGCTACTTCCGCCTGGTCGAGTACCTGGCGCGCTATACCCAGAACAGGATCGGTCTCGCGGTCGGCCTCCCGAGCGTCCGCCAGATCGACGACGAGAAGTTCTACGATGACCTTCCCGGCGGCGCGCTCGAAGCCGCGGGCCGGCTCTTCCGCCGCAACGTCCGCATGTACGTCTACCCGGCGCTCGACCCGACGACCGGCGGGGTCATCACGGCCGAGACCGTCGAGCTGCCGGCGGAGTCCCGGCCGCTGCACGCCTTCCTGCGGCAGCGGCGGAGCTTCGAGGCCATCCGCGGCTACAACCCCGACTTCCTCCGCATCATCGCCGACGACGTGCTGGCGCGGCTGCAGAAGGGCGATCCGTCGTGGGAGGCCTCGGTGCCGGCGGGCGTCGCGGCGGCGATCAAGCGGGAAGGGCTGTTCGGTTGGACGGGGGCGCGGAAGGGCGCGTAGGGCGCACCGCTTCGACGGCTTCAGCCGCCGGCGCGGCGGCGGAACTCGCGAGCGCGCCGGGTGGTCCCGTGGAGCTCGAGGAACAGGAGCCCGCGCGCGACCATCATGAAGTAGACCCACAAGGAGAGGAGCGCGGGCCGCGCGAACGCCAGCATCCCCGGCAGCGGGAGCTCCACGAGCAGGACGAGCGGCCCCGCCAGGACGATCACCGCCGGGAACCACTCGATCCAGTTGTCGGCGATGAACCGATAGCTCTCGGCGAGGAGGTCGAGCGACGAATGGTGTCCGAGGTAGATCAGCTCCGGGACGGCGTTGAAGAGCACCACGATCACGAGATTCATCCCGAGGATGATGCCGGGACCCTGCGGGATCGTGCGGAGCGCCGGTGTCGCGAGCGCGAACACCACCCAGAGGAGGAAGGTCACGCCGACGACGTCCCAGAGGTAGACTCCGAAGCTCCGGCGGAAGTCGGCCAGCGAGACCGAGCCCGTCCGCAGGATCATCTCGACCAGGTACAGGAACGAGCTCACGCACGCCGCGGAGACGAGGCTCGTCAGGAAGCCCCCGAGAAGCCCCATGCCCGACGCGACCGTCGCCGCGGCCGCGAGCGCGAGCGCGTACGCGAACGCCGTCCCCGCGACCGGCCAGTTGCGGAGGGTGAGGTCGCCGGCACGCCGGAAAGCGCGTCCGTACATCGCCAGGGTGGTCGCGAGCCAGGTCATCGGGACGTCATGGATGCACGGGGGAGTCGCGATAGATCAACAGATCCTGTCGTTCCGCTTCCCAGGCCGTCTCGTCGCGCGCGGCGAGCGCGTCGAGGTCGGCGGGGGTCGCCGCCGCGTCGTCGACCCACTCGCGCAGCAGGCTGCTTCCGTTGATGACGTCGATCGCGAGCCGCCCCGGCTCGTACTCGTAGAGGAAGTCGCGCCAGAGCGGGTAGTCGGGACGGAGTCGGCGGATCGTCTTCAGCGCGAGCGCGACGAGGCGCCACGGACGGAACGCCGCGTGGCCGTACGCGGAATCGTCGACGTGGACCTGCACGCCGGCGCAGAGCGTGCCGACGTGCTTGTGGAAGGTCGGCTCGAACCAGCACGGACGGAGGCGGCAGCCGCGGAGCCACGCGGGCGCGAGCGATTCCATGGTGCGCAGCAGCGCGGGAGCGTCGAGGTCGGGCGCCCCGAAGAGCTCGAGCGGGCGGGTCGTTCCCCGACCTTCGGAGAGCGTCGTGCCTTCGAGCATGACCGTCCCGGGATACGCGCGCGTCGTCCAGAGCGTCGGGACGTTCGGGCTCGGATTCACCCACGAACGCTCGCCGATCGGCCAGCCGTAGCCGGGAGCGTCATGCGGCCGCCAGCCGTCCATGGCGACGACCTCGCACTCGACGTCGAGCCGCTTCTCGCGCACGAACCAGCGCGCGAGCTCGCCCATCGTGAGCCCGTGGCGCATCGGCAGCGGCCCCGCGCCGACGAAGCTCTCCGCGCCGGGTCGGAGGCGGAGCCCCTCGATCGGTCGTCCGGCGGGGTTCGGCCGGTCGAGCACGACGACCGGCTTCCGCTTCGCCGCCGCTCCTTCGAGCACGTAGAGCAGCGTCGTAGCGAAGGTGTAGATGCGGCAGCCGACGTCCTGGAGATCCATGACGAGCACGTCGCAGGTGTCCAGCATCGCGTCGGTCGGACGGCGGACGGCGCCGTAGAGGCTGAAGACCGGAATCCCGTGGGCGGGATCGTGGAAGTCCGCCGACTCCATCATGTTGTCCTGCTTGTCGCCGCGGAGGCCGTGCTGCGGGCCGAACGCCGCCGTCACACCGAGGTCGCCGCTCGCGGCGAGCGCGTCGAGGGTGTGGACGAGGTCGCGCGTGACCGAGGCGGGGTGGGCGACGAGGCCGAGGCGCTTGCCGGCGAGCGGGCGGCGGAGCGCTCGATCCGCGAGCAGGCGGTCGATGCCGAAGAGCGTCATGTCGATGGCCCCCGCTCCGCGAGCCGAAGGGCGAAGCCGTCGGGGTGGTGGAAGTCGGGCTTCACGGTCGGGTGGCGGAGCGCCCAGTACGAAAGGCGGCCGTCGGCCGCCTCGACAACCACCGCCAAGCCGATGCGCAGGGCGGCGTTCGCATGGGACGCGGAGAGGTCGGCGAGCGCCACGAGCACGTCGAGCGCGAGGGCGTCGTGGTCGAGCCGCACGACGATGCGCGGCTCGCGCGCGGCCGCGGGGAGCGGGGCGCCCTCGCGATAGGCCGCGAACGCGTACGCCGCCCATTCCCGCGCCGGCGAGACGTTGAGCTCGACGTACGCGGAAGCGCCTTCGGCCGCCACGAACACCTCGGCGCAGGTGTGCTCCCAGAGGCGGTCCCCGCGGCGAAGCGGGCCGGGCGGGGGCAGGCGCATGCCGTCGAGGGCGCCGCGCAGGACGTAGCGCAGGCGCAGGGTGCCGTCGGCGGCGCGCTCCGCGAGAGCGGAGACGTCCCACGCGTCGTCGGGTGTCGACGGGTGCGGTGCGAGCGGGATCACGACGTTCGACTCGATGCCATCTCGACGCGCCGCCGTCGAGAGTCGGCGGGATGTCCGCCCGACAATTCGTATCTGGAACGGCGCGGCCTCCTCGCTTAGGCTTGCCGCCGTGAAGCGCGCCGACCAACGTCCGCCGGCTCACGGCCGGCGCGTGCCGACGCTCGCCGCGGAGCGGAGGGCCGTCGCCGAGCTGAGCCGTCGGCTCGCGAGCTCGAAGATGGTGCCCGCGACCGCCGGGAACGTCAGCGTCCGCGCCGGCGGTCTCGTGGCGATCACGCCGACGGGCGCCAACCTCGCCGAGCTCACCCCGCGTCAGGTGTCGGTCGTCGACCTCGACGGCCGCCTGGTCCACGGCGACCTCGCGCCGAGCTCGGAGCTCGGCCTCCATCTCGGCATCTACCGGGAGCACGGCGCCGGCGCCGTCGTGCACACCCACGCGCCCGCGTGTACGGCCGTCGCGAGCGTCCGCGACGAGCTGCCGTGCGTCCACTACGCGATGCTCGGCTTCGGCGGGGCCGTGCCGGTGGCGCCGTACGCGACGTACGGCAGCGCGGAGCTCGCCGCCAACGTGGTCGCCGCGCTCGCCGGCCGGAACGCGACGCTCATGGCGAGCCACGGCGCGATCACGTACGGCCCGACGCTCGCCAAGGCGTTCGAGGCGATGGAGCTCCTCGAGTGGGCGTGCGACCTCTACCTGCGCGCGCTGCCGCTCGGCGAGCCGCGCGTGCTCACCGCCGAGCAGACGGAAGCCGTCGTGACGACGTCCCGCGCGCGGCAGTACGGGACGGTGAGGAAGGTTCCGAAGCCGCGCCGCCAGCCTCGGTGAGGGGTGCGCTCGCGTTGGCGCGGGCGCCTCGTCGGATCACGAACGCCGCCGGCGTCCCGAGCCGTCCGCCGTTCAGATCCACCCGCGTGCGTGCAGGGCGCGCTTCACGAGCTGCGTGAGCGCGAGGTAGCCGATCACCGTCACCACGAGGAACGGCCAGAAGGCGAGCGGGAGCGGCGTGAAGCCGAGCGGGCCCGCGAGCGGCGAGGTGGGGAGCCAGAGCCCGACGAGCATGATGCCGAGGGTCGTCGCGAGGAGCGCGTGGCTCGCGCGGCTCTGGAGGAACGGGACGCGGTTCGTGCGGATGACGTGGATCACGAGCGTCTGCGTCAGCAACGACTCCACGAACCATCCCGTCTGGAAGAGCGCTGCGCGCGCCGGGTCCCAGCAGCCGAACACGTAGAGCAGGACGAAGTAGGTCGTGTAGTCGAAGATCGAGCTGCACGGCCCGAGGGTAAGGATGAAGCGGGTGATCTCGCGCATCGACCAGGGCCGCGGCGCGGCGATCTGCTCCGGGTCGACGTCGTCGGTCGGGATCGGCACCTGCGAGAAGTCGTAGAGCAGGTTGTTGGTGAGGATCTGCAGCGGAGCCATCGGCACGAAGGGCAGCAGCGCGCTCGCGCCGAGCACGCTCAGCATGTTGCCGAAGTTCGAACTCGCGCCCATGCGGACGTACTTGAGGATGTTGCAGAAGACCTTGCGGCCCTCGAGCACGCCGTGCTCCACGACGAGCAGGCTCTTCTCGAGGAGCACGATGTCGGCGGCCTCCTTCGCGATGTCGACGGCGGAGTCGACCGAGATCCCGACGTCGGCGGCGTGGAGCGCCGGCGCGTCGTTGATCCCGTCGCCGAGGAAGCCGACGACGTGGTTCCGCGCCTGCAGCGCCTGGATCACGCGCCGCTTGTGGGCCGGCGTCATGCGGGCGAAGAGCGTCGTGCGCTCCGCGGCCGCGCCGAGCTCCGCGTCGGGCATCGCTTCCACCTGCGCGCCGAGGAGTACCTGGTCCGTCGGGATGCCGACGGCGCCGCAGACGTGGCGGCTCACCGCCTCGTTATCGCCGGTCAGGATCTTCGTCTGGATGCCGCGAGCGCCGAGTGCGCGCAGGGCCACGGACGCGCTGTCCTTCGGCGGGTCGAGGAACGCGATGTAGCCGGCGAGTACGAGGTCGGACTCGTCGCTCTTGGTGTACGTCTCGCGCGCTGGGAAGTCGCGGTAGGCGAGGGCGAGCACCCGGAAACCCTGGCGGGCGAGCGCGTCGGCCTCTTCGCGGAGGTCGGTGGTCATCACGGCGTCGCTCGGCTGCTCCTCGTCGTCGAGGGTGAAGCGGGTGCAGCGGGCCGCGACGGCCTCCGGCGCGCCTTTGCAGATCAGGCGGTGGGTGCCCTCGGGATTCGCGACGACCACCGACATCAAGCGGCGCGTGAAGTCGAACGGCAGCTCGTCGATCTTCTGCCAGTCGGGGACGTTCATGTCGCGATGCACCTCGCGATGCTCGAGGACGGCGCGGTCGAGGACGCTCTTCAGCCCGGTCTGGAAGTGGCTGTTCAGGTAGGCGAGCGCGAGCACGCGATCGTCCTCCACGCCGGCCACGTTGCAGTGGCGCTCGAGGATCACGCGGTCCTGGGTCAGCGTGCCGGTCTTGTCGGTGCAGAGCACGTCCATCGCGCCGAGGTTCTGAATCGCGTTCAGCCGCTTCACGATCACCTTCTTCGCCGACATCGCCAGGCCGCCGCGCGAGAGGCAGACGCTCACGATCATCGGCAGCATCTCGGGCGTCAGTCCGACCGCCACCGCGACCGCGAAGAAGAACGCCTCGTGCCAGTTGCCCTTGGTGAGGCCGTTCACGACGAACACGAGCGGCACCATGACGGCGATGAAGCGGATCATCAGCCAGGTGAAGCGGGCGACGCCGCGGTCGAAGCTCGTCTCCTCCGCCTCGCCGGCGAGGATGCGCGCGATGCCGCCGAGGTAGGTACGCGGTCCGGTCTCGACGACGAGCGCCGTGGCCGAGCCGCTCTCGACGGCGGTGCCGAGGAAGCAGAGGTTGGCGAGCTCGATCGCGGTGCGCTCGGGGCCGGTGACCGCGGCCGTCGCGACCTTCTCGACCGACGTCGATTCGCCGGTGAGGCTCGCCTGGGTGACGAAGAGGTCGCGGCAGGCGAGGATGCGGACGTCCGCCGGGATCATGTCGCCGGCGGAGAGCCGGACGACGTCGCCCGGCACGAGGCGGGCGAGCGGCTCCTCGACCGCCGTACCGGCGCGCAGCGCGGTCGCCGTGACCTGGATCATCGCGCGGAGCTTCGCGGCTGCGTCGGTGGCGCGCGTCTCTTGTACGAAGCGGAGGCCGATGCCGAGCGCGATCATGAGCGCCATGACGGCCGCCGCCGTCGCGTCCCCGGTCGCGAGCGAGATCGTCGCGAGCATGGCGAGGAGCAGCACGAGCGGATTCAGGCACGCGCGGACGAAGAGGCGGAGGCGGCCGTGGCGCTCGTTCTGCGTGACGACGTTCGGACCGTGGCGCGCCAAACGGCGCTCCACCTCGTCCGCCGCGAGCCCCGCCGCCGCGCTCCCGAGGCGGGCGAGCGCATCTCCGGGCGCCAGGGCGGCCACCTCGGTGAGCAGCGGCGACGCCTGGATCGCGCGGCCGGACTCCTTCGCGGCTCGGTGCGTGCGGCGAGACAGCACGGGGCGGAATCTACGACGGCTCGCTCATCCGCGCGAGCCCGCAGGCGTCGATCGTGCTGGTATCGGCCGTCTGCCGCGCGGGCTTCGAACGCCAGATCGTCCGGTCGGCTGGCGCGGCGCGACGACTTCGCGCTAGACCATCGTCAGGTGCCGCGACTGCAGCGCAAAGGTTTCACGGGGCCCGACGAGGTTCGCCGGTTTCCGAACGGCGCCGTCGAGATCGTCATGCTCGACGAGATCGCCGTGAGCCGGTTCGTCTTCGAGCCGGGATGGCGCTGGACGACCGACGTCGGACCGATCGCCGGCACCGAGACCTGCCAACACCGCCACGTCGGCTACACCATCTCCGGCCGCCTGACCGTGCGCATGAACGACGGTACCGTACTGACCATCGGCCCGGGCGACGCGTACGAGATCCCGGCGGGCCACGTCGGGTGGGTCGCGAGCGACGTTCCCTGGGAATCGGTCGAGTTCACCAGCGGCCACGCCTTCGCCAAGACGCCCGACGCGCTCGGCGAGCGGGTGCTCGCGACGATCGTGTTCTCCGACATCTGCGACTCGACCGCGATGCTCGCGCGCGTCGGCGACGCCGAATGGGCGCGGATCGTCCGCGAGCACAACGAGCGCATCCGGGCCGTGATCGACCGCTTCCGCGGCCGCGAGCTCGCGACGCTCGGCGACGGCTTTCTCGCGGTCTTCGACGGCGCGGCGAAGGCCGTCATGGCCGCGGCGGCGATGGAGCCGGCCGTCGCCGATCTCGGCATCCACGTGCGCGCGGGCGTCCACACGGGGGAGGTCGCGATCGTCGGGGGCCAAGCGCGTGGCATCGCCGTGCACGCCGCCGCGCGCGTCTCGGCGCTCGCAGGCGCGGGCGAGGTCGTCGTGTCGGGCACGACGCACGACTTGCTCGACGGCTCGGGGCTCGCGTTCAGCTCACGCGGCCACTACGAGCTGAAGGGCCTGACCGGGGCCCGGCCGATGTTCACGCTCGTGCGCTCGGCGGCATGACTGAGTGACCTCGACGCCCATGGGCTTCCCCGCGCTGTGCTCGGCCACGCAGACCTGCCAGGGGGGTGTCTGCGCCCAGCCGTAGGGGGATCCCGGGAGCGGCGCGGGCCGCTCGCACGCCGTTCCATGGTCGCGACGGCTTCCGTTCGAGTGGAGCGAGCCCGGGAGTCCGGCCGCCATTCGTAGTCGGTAGAAGTCGCGCTGTCGGCGAGACTTGATTTCTGTGAATCAGCGTATCACCGTATCAACGTATGAGAACGACCGTGACGCTGGACGATGACGTCTTTGAAGCGGCGCAGGCCCAGGCCCAGGCGTCGGGCAAGAAACTGGGCAAGGTGCTTTCGCAACTGGCTCGGCGTGGCTTGCGCGTCTCCTCGCCGAGCGCCAGTAAGACCGGGTTGCCGGTGTTCAGAGTCCAGCCGGACGCGGACATCATTCCCAGCTCGCGAGCAAAGGAGTTACTCGCGGAGGATGCGACGTGAAGGCCGCTTTGCTGGACACGAACGTCCTGCTCGCGTTGGCCTGGCCCAATCATCAGCATCATTCCGCGGCGCACGGCTGGTTTGCCGCCCGGGCGAAGAAAGGCTGGGCCACCTGTGCGTTCACCCAGCTTGGTTTCATCCGGCTTTCATCGAGACGTGATCCATCTTCGGGCTGACCCCCGCACGGCGAGCGGCAGACGCCACCCGTTGGGCCTCGGCTTTCGCCGCGGAACGCTCCTCGACCCGCAACTCAGAAGCGGCCGGCGTCGAGGAACGGCAGCACCCAGTAGTGCAGTCCGCTGCCGCCGAACTCGCGCCGGAGCGCTTCGAGGAGCGCCGGGGCGTTCTCGCGCGACAGCGCGATCTCGACGCGGAGGCGCGGCCGGCGTCCGGCGACCTGCTCGGCGAGTCGCAGCGAGGCGGGAGATGTACCGTGTCCGGCAATGCGTTGGGTGCCGAACCCGGGAACGTCTTCGCGCTCGAGGAGCCAGTCGATCAGGGGTTCCTCCAACTCGGGCGCCGCGAACAATACGAGCAGGCAATCTTCCATCGAGCTCTCCCTCAGGACATCGCGCCGAAGCGCCGATAGAGGATGGGGAGCAAGACCAGCGTGAGCGTCGTCGCGGAGACGAGGCCGCCGATGACGACGATCGCGAGCGGCCGCTGGATCTCCGAGCCCGGACCGCTCGCGAACAACAGCGGCACGAGGCCGAAGGCGGCGATCGTCGCGGTCATGAGCACGGGGCGGAGGCGGCGTTGCGCACCCTCGACGACGACGCGGTCGATGGGAAGGCCGAGCGCGCGCAGCTCGTTGAAGTGCGTGACCATGACGACGCCGTTCAGGACCGCGATGCCGAGCAGAGCGATGAAGCCGACCGACGCGGGAACGGAGAGGTATTCGCCCGTGGCCCAGAGCGCGACGACGCCGCCGATCATCGCGAAGGGCACGTTGCTTAGCACGAGGCCCGCCTGGCGCACGGAGCCGAACGTCGAGAAGAGCAGGAGGAAGATCAGCGTGATGGCAACCGGGACGACCATGCCGAGCCGTCGTGCCGCGCGCTGCTGGTTCTCGAACTGACCTCCCCACTCGAGCAGGAATCCCGTCGGTAACGACAACGACTCCGCGACACGCCGCCGGGCCTCGTCGACGAAACCGACCAGATCGCGGCCGGCCACGTTGGCGATGACGACGGCCATGCGGTTCGCCGACTCCCGGCGAAGCGACACCGGTCCTTCCGCCCGCTCCATCGCGACGAGACCGGAGAGCGGCGCACGGTTCCCATTTGGGAGCGCGACGTGCAGCGCCAGGAGCTCCGCCGGCGACGTCCGGATCGCTTCGGCCCCGCGCAGCACGAGCGGAGTCCGGCGCACGCCCTCGTACACCGTGCCGACGGGCACGCCCT
Protein-coding sequences here:
- the mgtA gene encoding magnesium-translocating P-type ATPase, which encodes MLSRRTHRAAKESGRAIQASPLLTEVAALAPGDALARLGSAAAGLAADEVERRLARHGPNVVTQNERHGRLRLFVRACLNPLVLLLAMLATISLATGDATAAAVMALMIALGIGLRFVQETRATDAAAKLRAMIQVTATALRAGTAVEEPLARLVPGDVVRLSAGDMIPADVRILACRDLFVTQASLTGESTSVEKVATAAVTGPERTAIELANLCFLGTAVESGSATALVVETGPRTYLGGIARILAGEAEETSFDRGVARFTWLMIRFIAVMVPLVFVVNGLTKGNWHEAFFFAVAVAVGLTPEMLPMIVSVCLSRGGLAMSAKKVIVKRLNAIQNLGAMDVLCTDKTGTLTQDRVILERHCNVAGVEDDRVLALAYLNSHFQTGLKSVLDRAVLEHREVHRDMNVPDWQKIDELPFDFTRRLMSVVVANPEGTHRLICKGAPEAVAARCTRFTLDDEEQPSDAVMTTDLREEADALARQGFRVLALAYRDFPARETYTKSDESDLVLAGYIAFLDPPKDSASVALRALGARGIQTKILTGDNEAVSRHVCGAVGIPTDQVLLGAQVEAMPDAELGAAAERTTLFARMTPAHKRRVIQALQARNHVVGFLGDGINDAPALHAADVGISVDSAVDIAKEAADIVLLEKSLLVVEHGVLEGRKVFCNILKYVRMGASSNFGNMLSVLGASALLPFVPMAPLQILTNNLLYDFSQVPIPTDDVDPEQIAAPRPWSMREITRFILTLGPCSSIFDYTTYFVLLYVFGCWDPARAALFQTGWFVESLLTQTLVIHVIRTNRVPFLQSRASHALLATTLGIMLVGLWLPTSPLAGPLGFTPLPLAFWPFLVVTVIGYLALTQLVKRALHARGWI
- a CDS encoding DOMON-like domain-containing protein: MIPLAPHPSTPDDAWDVSALAERAADGTLRLRYVLRGALDGMRLPPPGPLRRGDRLWEHTCAEVFVAAEGASAYVELNVSPAREWAAYAFAAYREGAPLPAAAREPRIVVRLDHDALALDVLVALADLSASHANAALRIGLAVVVEAADGRLSYWALRHPTVKPDFHHPDGFALRLAERGPST
- a CDS encoding DUF1343 domain-containing protein is translated as MTLFGIDRLLADRALRRPLAGKRLGLVAHPASVTRDLVHTLDALAASGDLGVTAAFGPQHGLRGDKQDNMMESADFHDPAHGIPVFSLYGAVRRPTDAMLDTCDVLVMDLQDVGCRIYTFATTLLYVLEGAAAKRKPVVVLDRPNPAGRPIEGLRLRPGAESFVGAGPLPMRHGLTMGELARWFVREKRLDVECEVVAMDGWRPHDAPGYGWPIGERSWVNPSPNVPTLWTTRAYPGTVMLEGTTLSEGRGTTRPLELFGAPDLDAPALLRTMESLAPAWLRGCRLRPCWFEPTFHKHVGTLCAGVQVHVDDSAYGHAAFRPWRLVALALKTIRRLRPDYPLWRDFLYEYEPGRLAIDVINGSSLLREWVDDAAATPADLDALAARDETAWEAERQDLLIYRDSPVHP
- a CDS encoding class II aldolase/adducin family protein, producing the protein MPSRRAAVESRRDVRPTIRIWNGAASSLRLAAVKRADQRPPAHGRRVPTLAAERRAVAELSRRLASSKMVPATAGNVSVRAGGLVAITPTGANLAELTPRQVSVVDLDGRLVHGDLAPSSELGLHLGIYREHGAGAVVHTHAPACTAVASVRDELPCVHYAMLGFGGAVPVAPYATYGSAELAANVVAALAGRNATLMASHGAITYGPTLAKAFEAMELLEWACDLYLRALPLGEPRVLTAEQTEAVVTTSRARQYGTVRKVPKPRRQPR
- a CDS encoding antitoxin, with the translated sequence MTLDDDVFEAAQAQAQASGKKLGKVLSQLARRGLRVSSPSASKTGLPVFRVQPDADIIPSSRAKELLAEDAT
- a CDS encoding TonB-dependent receptor; amino-acid sequence: MDAASLSPEQKALQLNLDDQKYGTIAEIGAGQEVASWFFRAGRAAGTVAKSVSAYDMKVSDAIYGRSGRYVCRERLLAMLQHEYDLLLERLAETRGDTTCFFAFADTVATCSATRERGEAWLGIRFQHAPRAESSDILLHVHLLDRVRLHEQEALGILGVNLIYGAYFMGSDPKALVALLLDDLSSRRVEIDLIRLSGPAFPGIDNRLMSLQLVEQEHTDAVMFTAAGEVVQPSEVLYRKPVLVERGRFRPLTHLTLDILERAYEQFVEDPALEGEQPVVLMEMTLAGLGGEGGSIVHADYLSRVDTLRTVGQTVLVSKFGRYFRLVEYLARYTQNRIGLAVGLPSVRQIDDEKFYDDLPGGALEAAGRLFRRNVRMYVYPALDPTTGGVITAETVELPAESRPLHAFLRQRRSFEAIRGYNPDFLRIIADDVLARLQKGDPSWEASVPAGVAAAIKREGLFGWTGARKGA
- a CDS encoding DUF3240 family protein, with protein sequence MEDCLLVLFAAPELEEPLIDWLLEREDVPGFGTQRIAGHGTSPASLRLAEQVAGRRPRLRVEIALSRENAPALLEALRREFGGSGLHYWVLPFLDAGRF